One genomic region from Halorussus rarus encodes:
- a CDS encoding archaeal proteasome endopeptidase complex subunit alpha, with translation MQGDQRAYDRGTSIFSPDGRLYQVEYAREAVERGSASVGVRTDDGVALAARRRVRSPLMDPESVEKLHQVDDHLGVASAGNAADARKLVEFVRQTAQRDRLTYDEPMGVEPLTKEVADHVQEYTQSGGARPFGTALLVGGVTDGEPALYETDPSGTPSAWNAAAVGRESAEIRGFLEAEYAADADLGSGVDLALEALAAPDDASFSPADVAVATVAVGEGYRVIPTDERRSALDALGLLDEGGESRAS, from the coding sequence ATGCAGGGCGACCAGCGGGCCTACGACCGGGGCACCAGCATCTTCTCGCCCGACGGGCGGCTCTATCAGGTCGAGTACGCGCGCGAGGCGGTCGAGCGCGGCAGCGCCAGCGTCGGGGTTCGGACCGACGACGGCGTCGCGCTCGCGGCCCGTCGCCGGGTGCGCTCGCCGCTGATGGACCCCGAGAGCGTCGAGAAGCTCCACCAGGTCGACGACCACCTCGGCGTCGCCTCGGCCGGCAACGCGGCCGACGCCCGGAAGCTCGTGGAGTTCGTCCGCCAGACCGCCCAGCGCGACCGACTGACCTACGACGAGCCGATGGGCGTCGAACCCCTGACGAAGGAGGTCGCCGACCACGTCCAGGAGTACACCCAGTCGGGCGGCGCCCGCCCGTTCGGAACCGCGCTGCTCGTCGGCGGCGTCACCGACGGCGAGCCCGCGCTCTACGAGACCGACCCATCGGGGACGCCTTCGGCGTGGAACGCCGCGGCGGTCGGTCGGGAGAGCGCCGAGATACGGGGGTTCCTCGAAGCAGAGTACGCCGCCGACGCGGACCTCGGTTCGGGCGTGGACCTCGCGCTGGAGGCGCTGGCGGCACCCGACGACGCGTCGTTCTCGCCCGCGGACGTGGCGGTCGCGACGGTCGCCGTCGGCGAGGGGTACCGGGTTATCCCGACCGACGAGCGCCGGAGCGCGCTCGACGCGCTCGGCCTGCTGGACGAGGGCGGAGAGTCCCGGGCGTCCTGA
- a CDS encoding proteasome subunit beta → MPDAHPQPTSGAGGDPRSSADADTELTKTGTTTVAVTADDAVVVMADRRASAGGRFVTSKDTQKVERVHPTAAVALSGAVGGIQDYTRRLRSHADQYAIRRGDPPSVNAFATFAGNLLRNGPYRLVRPVLGGVDDEGPRVYDLDGGGAVMEAPYAAKGSGTQFALGALEREFRPGLDVEEATAAAARAVESAIERDTASGNGVTAAVVTADGVTIDAYDDPADLYDETSTRPNTAIDREEGA, encoded by the coding sequence ATGCCAGACGCCCACCCCCAACCGACGTCCGGAGCGGGCGGCGACCCCCGCTCGTCGGCCGACGCCGACACCGAACTCACGAAGACCGGCACGACCACCGTCGCCGTGACGGCCGACGACGCCGTCGTCGTGATGGCCGACCGGCGGGCGAGCGCCGGCGGCCGGTTCGTCACGAGCAAGGACACCCAGAAGGTCGAGCGGGTCCACCCGACCGCCGCGGTCGCGCTCTCGGGCGCGGTCGGCGGTATTCAGGACTACACCCGGCGGCTCCGGTCGCACGCCGACCAGTACGCGATCCGGCGGGGCGACCCGCCGAGCGTGAACGCGTTCGCCACGTTCGCGGGCAACCTGCTCCGGAACGGTCCGTACCGGCTGGTCCGCCCGGTCCTCGGCGGCGTCGACGACGAGGGACCGCGCGTCTACGACCTCGACGGCGGCGGGGCGGTGATGGAGGCCCCGTACGCCGCGAAGGGAAGCGGGACCCAGTTCGCGCTCGGCGCGCTCGAACGCGAGTTCCGGCCCGGCCTCGACGTCGAGGAAGCGACCGCGGCCGCGGCCCGCGCGGTCGAGAGCGCCATCGAGCGCGACACCGCCTCCGGTAACGGTGTCACTGCGGCCGTCGTCACCGCGGACGGGGTGACCATCGACGCCTACGACGACCCCGCCGACCTCTACGACGAGACTTCGACTCGTCCGAACACCGCTATCGACCGCGAGGAGGGGGCCTGA
- a CDS encoding helix-turn-helix domain-containing protein, whose product MTEPTDPREDLAERIAGEITLSDDPGATLRKWRTDFGVSQTDLADQLDVSSSVVSDYESGRRASPGIGVVARVVTSLLDIDERRGGDRIRQYARVLSAGFESDIVNDLREYPTTVHLDRFYDAVGATELADGDHDHVTGHTVIDSIQAITRLSSEEFYRLYGQSTSRALMFTNVTRGESALVAMRVVNPTPNAVVLHGLDREDLWEHAPKMARLEGFSLAITDEPMDDVLRELRDFP is encoded by the coding sequence ATGACCGAGCCAACCGACCCCCGCGAGGATTTAGCCGAGCGCATCGCGGGCGAGATAACGCTCAGCGACGACCCCGGCGCGACCCTCCGGAAGTGGCGGACCGACTTCGGCGTCTCCCAGACGGACCTGGCCGACCAACTCGACGTGTCGTCGTCGGTCGTCAGCGACTACGAGAGCGGCCGGCGGGCCAGCCCCGGCATCGGCGTCGTTGCCAGGGTCGTGACCTCGCTGCTCGACATCGACGAGCGCCGGGGCGGCGACCGCATCCGCCAGTACGCCCGGGTGCTCTCGGCCGGCTTCGAGAGCGACATCGTCAACGACCTCCGGGAGTACCCCACCACGGTCCACCTCGACCGGTTCTACGACGCGGTGGGCGCGACCGAACTCGCGGACGGCGACCACGACCACGTCACCGGACACACCGTCATCGACAGCATCCAGGCCATCACCCGGCTCTCCAGCGAGGAGTTCTACCGGCTCTACGGCCAGAGCACCAGCCGGGCGCTGATGTTCACGAACGTCACCCGGGGCGAGTCGGCGCTGGTCGCGATGCGCGTGGTCAACCCCACGCCGAACGCGGTGGTGCTCCACGGGCTCGACCGCGAGGACCTCTGGGAGCACGCGCCCAAGATGGCCCGACTGGAGGGGTTCTCGCTGGCCATCACCGACGAGCCGATGGACGACGTGCTCCGCGAACTCAGGGACTTCCCCTGA
- a CDS encoding metal-dependent hydrolase, with the protein MPSTVVHVALAGLVGTALLAEHFDGKAVAVVMAAVALVDFDVFLGFWIEGAHRAAFHTLLLPALGGALLWADLRGRALPSVQSRVGSGAGSRSLALVTDRSLVRSRWGARGVRVAWVTVVAVAFAGIGLDAFFNGANLLYPVHDRFYTFSGKVFYSTKEGFVQTLVHVDLQSLVDAVLPNDASAGGADAGGGAGTGAESGGAESGGGGNSKPVRTTENTHYSTGIDPKKGAEQGSVERLFPIAYSGERALLALTGYTVVGLRVWMERRRA; encoded by the coding sequence ATGCCATCGACGGTGGTCCACGTCGCGCTCGCCGGCCTGGTCGGGACGGCCCTGCTCGCCGAACACTTCGACGGGAAGGCGGTGGCGGTGGTGATGGCGGCCGTCGCGCTCGTGGACTTCGACGTGTTCCTGGGGTTCTGGATCGAGGGCGCCCACCGGGCGGCGTTCCACACGCTGCTGCTGCCCGCGCTCGGCGGCGCCCTGCTCTGGGCCGACCTCCGAGGCCGGGCCCTGCCATCGGTGCAGTCCCGCGTCGGGTCGGGGGCGGGGTCCAGGTCGCTCGCGCTGGTGACCGACCGCTCGCTCGTGCGCTCGCGGTGGGGCGCCCGCGGCGTCCGGGTCGCCTGGGTCACGGTCGTCGCGGTCGCCTTCGCGGGCATCGGCCTCGACGCGTTCTTCAACGGCGCGAACCTGCTCTACCCGGTCCACGACCGGTTCTACACCTTCTCGGGCAAGGTCTTCTACTCGACGAAGGAGGGGTTCGTCCAGACGCTCGTGCACGTCGACCTCCAGTCGCTCGTCGACGCGGTCCTGCCGAACGACGCCTCGGCCGGCGGTGCGGACGCGGGCGGCGGGGCGGGGACGGGGGCCGAGTCGGGCGGTGCCGAGTCGGGCGGTGGCGGGAACTCCAAGCCCGTCCGCACCACGGAGAACACCCACTACAGCACAGGCATCGACCCGAAGAAGGGCGCGGAGCAGGGGTCGGTCGAGCGGCTGTTCCCCATCGCGTACTCCGGCGAGCGCGCCCTGCTCGCGCTGACCGGTTACACCGTGGTCGGACTCCGCGTCTGGATGGAGCGCCGCCGGGCCTGA
- a CDS encoding GNAT family N-acetyltransferase — MTDDVTIRPYDPDRDARDLWDLKRGFELGLGSGTGGDDKRAVYEEKLTEAYGERYLDWAFWCAKHDRQCVTVAEVKSAGDEESADEDAEQPALAGYVFVLPQQLAMIWDAAVLNELYVRPEYRGTAVADDLMDAAVAVADDQDLPLDRLVLDVDRENDRARAFYDRHGFEHWGEMVARKLE; from the coding sequence ATGACCGACGACGTCACGATCCGACCGTACGACCCAGACCGTGACGCGCGCGACCTGTGGGACCTCAAGCGCGGCTTCGAACTGGGCCTGGGGTCGGGCACCGGCGGCGACGACAAGCGGGCCGTCTACGAGGAGAAACTCACCGAGGCGTACGGCGAGCGGTACCTCGACTGGGCGTTCTGGTGCGCGAAGCACGACCGTCAGTGCGTGACCGTCGCCGAAGTCAAAAGCGCGGGCGACGAGGAGTCCGCCGACGAGGACGCCGAACAGCCCGCGCTCGCGGGCTACGTCTTCGTCCTGCCCCAGCAACTGGCGATGATCTGGGACGCCGCGGTGCTCAACGAGCTCTACGTCCGGCCCGAGTACCGCGGCACCGCCGTCGCCGACGACCTGATGGACGCGGCGGTCGCGGTCGCCGACGACCAGGACCTGCCGCTCGACCGGCTCGTGCTCGACGTCGACCGGGAGAACGACCGCGCGCGAGCGTTCTACGACCGCCACGGCTTCGAGCACTGGGGCGAGATGGTGGCCCGAAAACTGGAGTAG
- a CDS encoding transporter, with protein MSTADEPSLASDSGVSGGTLARGAVAGAAAWLLGYLVAYVWKAEAVAEALRGVGVVSQLLGGEAVPAWKGVTWLFLNAHFVATRVPTVAGGTRTTNFVTGEGGSVALLALPAVLLLVAGFLAARGRRGGATAGAAAGAALVVGYLPLSAAAAFATTHAIGETQATVSADPVTAILLAGAVYPVALGAVGGAAATLVE; from the coding sequence ATGTCCACTGCAGACGAACCATCACTCGCAAGTGACTCCGGGGTCAGCGGCGGCACGCTCGCCCGGGGCGCCGTCGCGGGAGCGGCCGCGTGGCTGCTCGGCTACCTGGTCGCGTACGTGTGGAAGGCCGAGGCGGTCGCGGAGGCGCTGCGGGGCGTCGGCGTCGTCTCGCAGCTCCTCGGCGGCGAAGCGGTGCCCGCGTGGAAGGGCGTGACGTGGCTCTTCCTGAACGCCCACTTCGTCGCCACGCGCGTCCCGACCGTCGCGGGAGGGACCCGGACGACGAACTTCGTGACCGGCGAGGGCGGTTCGGTGGCCCTCCTCGCGCTCCCCGCGGTCCTCCTGCTCGTGGCGGGATTCCTCGCCGCGCGGGGTCGCCGCGGCGGTGCGACGGCGGGGGCCGCGGCCGGGGCGGCGCTCGTCGTCGGCTACCTCCCGCTGTCGGCGGCCGCGGCGTTCGCGACCACCCACGCCATCGGCGAGACGCAGGCGACCGTCTCGGCCGACCCCGTGACTGCGATACTGCTCGCCGGCGCGGTCTACCCGGTCGCGCTCGGCGCGGTCGGCGGGGCGGCCGCGACGCTGGTCGAGTAA
- a CDS encoding metal-dependent hydrolase family protein translates to MILRDVHVVNGNGERAEEASLRVDPDAGRVEAVGDVDPREGEPAYDCAGRSVVPGLVDAHVHFSLSGETSIADVVSMSDAELMLTEAKNARKTLEAGVTGVRAMGARDLDVVLAERVKRGDVPGPRMVANCRSITITGGHGHHLGREVDGPTACRKAVREQVKRGARFIKFMATGGVTTPGTDPDKPAFTHEEMDALVDEAHRRGVHVATHAHGAAGARAAIEAGVDTVEHGTFLDEATIDLLVTEDVALVPTLSAPYRIVRNADHVSDEALQKTNDVYERHIESFGAAVEAGVDIVGGTDAGTPFNYHGANATELSFMVEYGMDPHDALVAMTGRAAEVIGLDDAGVLEPGAYADFLVLDEDPLEDIGAVRDPETVVKGGEVVAGTALDRLAEDG, encoded by the coding sequence ATGATTCTGCGCGACGTTCACGTCGTGAACGGGAACGGCGAGCGCGCCGAGGAGGCGTCGCTCCGAGTCGACCCCGACGCCGGCCGTGTCGAGGCGGTCGGGGACGTTGACCCGCGCGAGGGGGAACCGGCCTACGACTGCGCGGGCAGATCAGTCGTGCCGGGGCTGGTCGACGCCCACGTCCACTTCTCGCTGTCGGGCGAGACCAGCATCGCCGACGTGGTGTCGATGAGCGACGCCGAACTGATGCTGACCGAGGCGAAGAACGCGCGCAAGACGCTCGAAGCCGGCGTCACGGGGGTCCGAGCGATGGGGGCGCGGGACCTCGACGTGGTGCTGGCCGAGCGCGTCAAGCGGGGCGACGTGCCCGGCCCGCGGATGGTCGCCAACTGCCGGTCGATCACGATCACCGGCGGCCACGGCCACCACCTCGGCCGGGAGGTCGACGGACCCACCGCGTGCCGGAAGGCGGTCCGCGAGCAGGTCAAGCGCGGCGCCCGGTTCATCAAGTTCATGGCGACCGGCGGTGTCACGACGCCCGGCACCGACCCCGACAAGCCCGCGTTCACCCACGAGGAGATGGACGCGCTGGTCGACGAGGCCCACCGCCGGGGCGTCCACGTCGCGACCCACGCCCACGGCGCGGCGGGCGCGCGCGCCGCCATCGAGGCCGGGGTCGACACCGTCGAGCACGGCACCTTCCTCGACGAGGCGACCATCGACCTGCTGGTGACCGAGGACGTGGCGCTGGTGCCGACCCTCTCGGCGCCCTACCGCATCGTCCGGAACGCCGACCACGTCTCCGACGAGGCCCTGCAGAAGACCAACGACGTCTACGAGCGCCACATCGAGTCGTTCGGGGCCGCGGTCGAGGCCGGCGTCGACATCGTGGGCGGGACCGACGCCGGCACGCCGTTCAACTACCACGGCGCGAACGCGACCGAGCTCTCGTTCATGGTCGAGTACGGGATGGACCCCCACGACGCGCTGGTCGCGATGACCGGCCGGGCCGCCGAGGTCATCGGCCTCGACGACGCGGGCGTGCTCGAACCGGGCGCCTACGCCGACTTCCTGGTGCTCGACGAGGACCCCCTCGAGGACATCGGCGCGGTCCGCGACCCCGAGACCGTCGTCAAGGGCGGCGAGGTGGTCGCCGGGACGGCGCTCGACCGGCTCGCGGAAGACGGATAG
- a CDS encoding DUF7385 family protein, translating into MSGERFDVHDHRHALKLRRDTGDTQHWENRKDLDCPACDEPFADLFVSEKRHNSFNPPDGRFCVVREADRILLFAH; encoded by the coding sequence ATGTCCGGCGAGCGATTCGACGTCCACGACCACCGCCACGCCCTGAAGCTCCGCAGGGACACCGGCGACACCCAGCACTGGGAGAACCGCAAGGACCTCGACTGCCCGGCCTGCGACGAGCCGTTCGCGGACCTGTTCGTCTCCGAGAAGCGCCACAATAGCTTCAATCCGCCGGACGGCCGGTTCTGCGTCGTCCGGGAGGCCGACCGGATTCTGCTGTTCGCGCACTGA
- a CDS encoding GNAT family N-acetyltransferase: protein MFPERVETDRLVLEPLTPEYVDVLTFYRHASRHNPHIEEITEHLTWEPHATPKETLDFLESRAEAWAAGEDASYVVRLQEGEVGTTEGDDGASGRATEDDAGDPESGAGEVAGAAGLHPDWDRRTAILGTWLRKPFWGRGYSGERAAALMEIAFDRLDLEVVAVTHQTGNEQSRRAIEKYVEAHGGQREGLLRNWGVGPDGPVDVHRYTVTREQWSEATK, encoded by the coding sequence CTGTTCCCCGAGCGCGTCGAGACCGACCGGCTCGTCCTCGAACCGCTCACGCCCGAGTACGTCGACGTGCTGACGTTCTACCGGCACGCCTCCCGGCACAACCCCCACATCGAGGAGATCACCGAGCACCTCACGTGGGAGCCCCACGCGACCCCGAAGGAGACCCTCGATTTCCTCGAGTCCCGGGCCGAGGCGTGGGCGGCGGGCGAGGACGCGAGCTACGTCGTCCGCCTGCAGGAGGGTGAGGTCGGAACGACGGAGGGCGACGACGGCGCGAGTGGTCGGGCGACCGAGGACGACGCGGGCGACCCGGAGAGCGGCGCCGGCGAGGTCGCGGGCGCGGCCGGCCTCCACCCCGACTGGGACCGACGGACCGCAATCCTCGGGACGTGGCTCCGCAAGCCGTTCTGGGGCCGGGGCTACTCGGGCGAGCGCGCCGCGGCCCTGATGGAAATCGCGTTCGACCGCCTCGACCTCGAAGTGGTGGCCGTCACCCATCAGACGGGCAACGAGCAGTCCCGGCGGGCCATCGAGAAGTACGTCGAGGCCCACGGCGGGCAGCGCGAGGGACTGCTCCGGAACTGGGGCGTCGGCCCCGACGGGCCGGTCGACGTCCACCGCTACACCGTCACCCGCGAGCAGTGGAGCGAAGCGACGAAATAG
- a CDS encoding calcium/sodium antiporter — protein MADATAVALDLGVVAASVGALWVGAKLLVENAARIARRAGLSELVVGLTVVGFGTSTPELATSVDAALVGAGDVAVANVVGSNLFNVGVVLALVGLLNPVPASRGMIRRDGPVVVGAAVLAAAVVRDGVVARTEGAVLVALLAGYVGWLLARGGPGDAPDEAADDRPDDAAGDAGEGSTAVAVGPSPGAATADGGVGRSTLRSAALAVGGLAVILVGANFLVASATDLARLAGVSEWAIGETVVAVGTSTPEIAASVVAARRGNSDIAAGNLLGSNVFNALGILGVAAVVRPLSVSPVAFDAAVWLVALSAFVVALLATKGRLTRPEGLVALAVTLGRWTIDAL, from the coding sequence ATGGCTGACGCGACCGCAGTCGCGCTCGACCTCGGCGTCGTCGCCGCGAGCGTCGGCGCGCTCTGGGTCGGGGCGAAGCTCCTCGTCGAGAACGCCGCCCGCATCGCCCGCCGCGCGGGGCTCTCCGAGCTGGTCGTCGGTCTCACCGTCGTCGGGTTCGGGACCTCGACGCCCGAACTCGCGACGTCGGTCGACGCGGCGCTCGTCGGCGCTGGCGACGTCGCCGTGGCCAACGTCGTCGGGTCGAACCTCTTCAACGTCGGCGTGGTGCTCGCTCTCGTCGGCCTCCTGAACCCGGTTCCGGCCTCGCGCGGGATGATCCGCCGGGACGGGCCGGTCGTGGTCGGGGCCGCGGTGCTGGCCGCCGCGGTCGTCCGCGACGGCGTCGTCGCCCGGACCGAGGGAGCGGTGCTGGTCGCGCTGCTCGCCGGGTACGTCGGGTGGCTGCTCGCCCGCGGCGGTCCGGGCGACGCGCCGGACGAGGCTGCGGACGACCGCCCGGACGATGCTGCGGGCGACGCTGGCGAAGGTTCGACGGCCGTCGCGGTCGGCCCCTCGCCGGGCGCGGCGACCGCGGACGGCGGCGTCGGCCGGTCGACGCTCCGGTCCGCCGCGCTGGCGGTCGGCGGGCTGGCGGTGATACTCGTGGGTGCGAACTTCCTGGTCGCGTCGGCGACCGACCTCGCGCGGCTCGCGGGCGTCTCGGAGTGGGCCATCGGCGAGACCGTGGTGGCGGTCGGCACCTCCACGCCCGAGATCGCGGCCTCGGTCGTCGCGGCCCGCCGGGGCAACAGCGACATCGCGGCGGGGAACCTGCTCGGGAGCAACGTCTTCAACGCGCTCGGCATCCTGGGCGTCGCCGCGGTGGTCCGCCCGCTCTCGGTGTCGCCGGTCGCCTTCGACGCGGCGGTCTGGCTGGTCGCGCTGTCGGCGTTCGTCGTGGCGCTGTTGGCCACGAAAGGCCGACTCACGCGACCGGAGGGGCTGGTCGCGCTCGCCGTCACGCTCGGTCGGTGGACCATCGACGCGCTTTGA
- a CDS encoding competence/damage-inducible protein A, which translates to MDIAVLSVGDEILAGDTVNTNASWLADRIDERGGSVRRILTVPDDRSVIADYVGQWAGQFDAVIATGGIGGTPDDVTMEGVADGLGLGLELLPDQRDRLEAKAREFREENPDLAADYDIDLDLDAAATLPAGCRPLTTDAGWAPGCVVENVYVLPGIPGEMKAMFELVAEDFGGDVVSETVYTPEPEGALGSRLDEVRERFDAAVGSYPGVGSTPGRLKVTGTDPDAVAAATDWLRERVEITEAPEDEAEQ; encoded by the coding sequence ATGGATATCGCCGTCCTGTCGGTCGGAGACGAGATTCTCGCGGGAGACACCGTGAACACGAACGCCTCGTGGCTGGCCGACCGCATCGACGAGCGCGGCGGGAGCGTGCGCCGGATCCTGACGGTGCCCGACGACCGGTCTGTCATCGCCGACTACGTCGGGCAGTGGGCCGGGCAGTTCGACGCGGTGATCGCGACCGGCGGCATCGGCGGGACGCCCGACGACGTGACGATGGAGGGGGTCGCCGACGGACTCGGCCTGGGGCTCGAACTCCTCCCCGACCAGCGCGACCGCCTCGAAGCGAAGGCCAGGGAGTTCCGCGAGGAGAACCCCGACCTCGCCGCGGACTACGACATCGACCTGGACCTCGACGCCGCGGCGACCCTGCCCGCGGGCTGCCGGCCGTTGACCACCGACGCGGGGTGGGCGCCCGGCTGCGTCGTCGAGAACGTCTACGTCCTGCCCGGCATCCCCGGCGAGATGAAGGCGATGTTCGAGCTGGTCGCCGAGGACTTCGGCGGCGACGTCGTCTCCGAGACGGTCTACACGCCCGAGCCCGAGGGCGCGCTCGGGAGCCGCCTCGACGAGGTCCGCGAGCGGTTCGACGCGGCGGTCGGGAGCTACCCGGGCGTGGGGTCGACCCCCGGCCGGCTGAAGGTGACCGGGACCGACCCGGACGCGGTCGCGGCCGCGACCGACTGGCTCCGCGAGCGCGTCGAGATCACCGAGGCGCCCGAGGACGAGGCCGAGCAATGA
- a CDS encoding replication factor C large subunit has protein sequence MTDWTEKYRPSSLSEIRGNNKARDKLREWAETWDDHRDAAIVHGSPGVGKTSAAHALANDMDWPTIELNASDTRTADVVEKLAGGAAQNQALTGGAGGRQLVIMDEADNLHGNVDRGGSKAITDVVRDAGQPMILIANEFYDMSNTLRNACETIEFRDVSARSIVPALRHICNEEGIEYEKEGLKAIADKNDGDLRSAVNDLQAVAETTETLTAGDVDVTGERDRTSGIFDFLDALFKEEDAQGALHKSYDVDETPDDLLNWVEDNVPKDYEGRELATAYEFLSNADKWLGRVRATQDYSMWRYATDNIAAGVAAAREGEKGGWTRYGPPSYWRKLGSSKANRAKRDYVARKMADAEGVSMSTARREMLPFLAAMTHHCKDRELTVAMAAKYDLDAEHVSFVTGSGKDTNKVQNVVEEAEQLREEAAVEHSGGAFEGAVRSTSEDAEGGSDGDGAGATAAGEADDDAAADASEDDGDDSQAGLADFG, from the coding sequence ATGACCGACTGGACCGAGAAGTACCGGCCCTCCTCGCTCTCGGAGATCCGGGGGAACAACAAGGCCCGCGACAAGCTGCGGGAGTGGGCCGAGACGTGGGACGACCACCGGGACGCCGCCATCGTCCACGGCAGTCCCGGCGTCGGCAAGACCTCCGCGGCCCACGCGCTGGCCAACGACATGGACTGGCCGACCATCGAGCTGAACGCCAGCGACACCCGGACCGCCGACGTGGTCGAGAAGCTCGCCGGGGGCGCCGCCCAGAACCAGGCGCTGACCGGCGGCGCGGGCGGGCGCCAGCTCGTCATCATGGACGAAGCCGACAACCTCCACGGCAACGTTGACCGGGGCGGCTCGAAGGCCATCACCGACGTCGTCAGGGACGCCGGCCAGCCGATGATACTCATCGCCAACGAGTTCTACGACATGTCGAACACGCTCCGGAACGCCTGCGAGACCATCGAGTTCCGGGACGTCTCGGCGCGCTCGATCGTGCCCGCGCTCCGCCACATCTGCAACGAGGAGGGCATCGAGTACGAGAAGGAGGGCCTGAAGGCCATCGCCGACAAGAACGACGGCGACCTCCGGTCGGCGGTCAACGACCTCCAGGCCGTCGCCGAGACCACCGAGACGCTGACCGCCGGCGACGTCGACGTCACCGGCGAGCGCGACCGGACCAGCGGCATCTTCGACTTCCTCGACGCGCTGTTCAAGGAGGAGGACGCGCAGGGCGCGCTCCACAAGTCCTACGACGTCGACGAGACGCCCGACGACCTGCTGAACTGGGTCGAGGACAACGTCCCGAAGGACTACGAGGGCCGGGAGCTGGCGACCGCCTACGAGTTCCTCTCGAACGCCGACAAGTGGCTCGGCCGGGTCCGGGCCACCCAGGACTACTCGATGTGGCGGTACGCCACCGACAACATCGCGGCCGGGGTCGCGGCGGCCCGAGAGGGCGAGAAGGGCGGGTGGACCCGCTACGGCCCGCCGAGCTACTGGCGGAAGCTCGGCAGTTCGAAGGCCAACCGGGCGAAGCGCGACTACGTGGCCCGGAAGATGGCCGACGCCGAGGGCGTGAGCATGTCCACCGCCCGGCGGGAGATGCTCCCGTTCCTCGCGGCGATGACCCACCACTGCAAGGACCGCGAGCTCACCGTCGCGATGGCCGCGAAGTACGACCTCGACGCCGAACACGTCTCGTTCGTCACCGGGTCGGGCAAGGACACCAACAAGGTCCAGAACGTCGTGGAGGAGGCCGAACAGCTCCGGGAGGAGGCGGCCGTGGAGCACTCCGGGGGCGCGTTCGAGGGGGCAGTTCGTTCGACGTCCGAGGACGCCGAGGGCGGTTCCGACGGGGACGGCGCGGGGGCGACAGCGGCGGGAGAGGCGGACGACGACGCGGCGGCCGACGCCAGCGAGGACGACGGCGACGACAGTCAGGCCGGTCTCGCCGACTTCGGGTGA
- a CDS encoding HalOD1 output domain-containing protein: MSKTETHTVDAVEYESETPLRMQADWSGTETLDSAITCAISRATGETVTELAPLYEYMDPDALHEFVASMRDRETETSITFQYEGHDVTVRSDGEIMVWPPR, encoded by the coding sequence ATGTCGAAGACGGAAACGCACACGGTCGACGCAGTCGAGTACGAGAGCGAGACACCCCTTCGGATGCAGGCCGACTGGTCGGGCACCGAGACGCTCGACTCGGCGATCACCTGCGCCATCTCCAGGGCCACCGGCGAGACGGTGACCGAGCTCGCGCCCCTCTACGAGTACATGGACCCCGACGCGCTCCACGAGTTCGTCGCGTCCATGCGCGACCGCGAGACCGAGACCTCGATCACGTTCCAGTACGAGGGCCACGACGTCACGGTCCGGAGCGACGGCGAGATAATGGTGTGGCCGCCGCGGTAG